A part of Ursus arctos isolate Adak ecotype North America chromosome X, UrsArc2.0, whole genome shotgun sequence genomic DNA contains:
- the TCP11X2 gene encoding T-complex protein 11 homolog isoform X1 — protein MPKIEETVLQNDPSEAVTGAHKPKTPGQSQENKSFCLDDHSPDLIETVNEVSKLSIAHEIVVNQDFCMEESVLPPNSLEGRFMETMYNAFWDHLKEQLLSTPPDFTCALELLKEVKEILLSLLLPHQNRLRNEIEEALDMDLLKQEAEHGALDVPHLSNYILNLMTLLCAPVRDETVQKLESMTDPVQLLKGIFNVLGLMKMDMVNYTIQSLRPYLQEHSVQYEQAKFQELLDKQSSLLDCTTKWLTKAATDLTTPSPSSLGSLSSSSLGCSPPNWAANSSELPSPTMVLYHGYLNLLLWDPDDDEFPETLLMDRIRLQEMESQLHQLTILASVLLVARSFSGNVLFSSPEFVDKLKCITKALTEEFNSRPQETMVSVSEQVSWEIHQGLKDMGLTALSSENTASLIGQLQNIAKKENCVRNIIDQRIHLFLKCCLVRGMQESLRDFPGGLSLIKGELAELGWNFFNLMHHNQQVFSPYYAEILKNVIPQAQAQETEVESV, from the exons ATCTGATAGAGACAGTTAACGAAGTTTCTAAACTTAGCATTGCTCATGAAATCGTGGTAAACCAAGATTTTTGTATGGAAGAGAGTGTTTTACCTCCCAACAG TTTGGAAGGCAGATTCATGGAGACAATGTACAATGCCTTTTGGGACCATCTGAAAGAGCAGCTATTGAGTACTCCCCCTGACTTCACGTGTGCTCTTGAACTTTTAAAAGAAGTTAAGGAG ATCTTGTTATCACTGCTATTACCACACCAGAACCGCCTAAGAAATGAGATTGAAGAAGCTCTGGACATGGATCTCCTTAAGCAGGAAGCAGAACATGGGGCCCTGGATGTCCCTCATCTCTCGAACTACATTCTCAATTTAATGACCCTGCTATGTGCACCAGTCCGCGATGAAACAGTGCAGAAACTAGAAAGCATGACAGATCCTGTGCAGTTACTAAA GGGTATCTTCAATGTTCTGGGCCTGATGAAAATGGACATGGTGAACTATACTATCCAGAGCCTTCGACCCTACCTGCAGGAACATTCTGTCCAGTATGAACAAGCTAAATTCCAGGAACTCCTTGACAAGCAGTCCa GTCTCCTTGATTGCACCACAAAATGGCTAACCAAAGCAGCAACAGACCTCACTACACCATCTCCAAGTTCTCTTGGCTCTCTCAGCTCCTCCAGCTTGGGCTGTTCACCTCCAAATTGGGCAGCTAACAGCTCAGAGCTCCCCAGTCCCACAATGGTGCTATATCATGGTTACCTGAACCTTCTTCTCTGGGATCCTGATGACGACGAGTTCCCCGAG ACTTTGCTGATGGACAGAATCCGGCTACAGGAGATGGAGTCCCAGTTGCACCAGTTAACCATCCTGGCCTCAGTCTTGCTAGTAGCCAGAAGTTTCTCTGGTAATGTTTTATTCAGCTCACCTGAGTTTGTGGATAAACTGAAATGCATAACCAAGGCCCTGACAGAGGAATTTAACTCCAG GCCTCAAGAGACTATGGTGAGTGTGAGTGAACAAGTGTCCTGGGAAATCCATCAAGGACTCAAAGACATGGGCCTTACTGCCCTGAGCAGTGAAAACACAGCATCTCTTATAGGCCAACTCCAGAATATCGCCAAGAAGGAGAACTGTGTTCGTAACATCATTG ATCAGCGAATCCATTTGTTTCTCAAATGTTGTTTGGTTCGTGGGATGCAGGAGTCTCTGCGAGACTTCCCTGGAGGCCTTAGTCTCATCAAAGGGGAATTGGCAGAACTAGGCTGGAACTTTTTCAATTTGATGCATCACAATCAGCAGGTATTTAGCCCCTACTATGCTGAAATCCTGAAAAATGTCATCCCTCAAGCTCAGGCACAAGAAACAGAAGTGGAGTCTGTCTGA
- the TCP11X2 gene encoding T-complex protein 11 homolog isoform X3, giving the protein METMYNAFWDHLKEQLLSTPPDFTCALELLKEVKEILLSLLLPHQNRLRNEIEEALDMDLLKQEAEHGALDVPHLSNYILNLMTLLCAPVRDETVQKLESMTDPVQLLKGIFNVLGLMKMDMVNYTIQSLRPYLQEHSVQYEQAKFQELLDKQSSLLDCTTKWLTKAATDLTTPSPSSLGSLSSSSLGCSPPNWAANSSELPSPTMVLYHGYLNLLLWDPDDDEFPETLLMDRIRLQEMESQLHQLTILASVLLVARSFSGNVLFSSPEFVDKLKCITKALTEEFNSRPQETMVSVSEQVSWEIHQGLKDMGLTALSSENTASLIGQLQNIAKKENCVRNIIAQAQETEVESV; this is encoded by the exons ATGGAGACAATGTACAATGCCTTTTGGGACCATCTGAAAGAGCAGCTATTGAGTACTCCCCCTGACTTCACGTGTGCTCTTGAACTTTTAAAAGAAGTTAAGGAG ATCTTGTTATCACTGCTATTACCACACCAGAACCGCCTAAGAAATGAGATTGAAGAAGCTCTGGACATGGATCTCCTTAAGCAGGAAGCAGAACATGGGGCCCTGGATGTCCCTCATCTCTCGAACTACATTCTCAATTTAATGACCCTGCTATGTGCACCAGTCCGCGATGAAACAGTGCAGAAACTAGAAAGCATGACAGATCCTGTGCAGTTACTAAA GGGTATCTTCAATGTTCTGGGCCTGATGAAAATGGACATGGTGAACTATACTATCCAGAGCCTTCGACCCTACCTGCAGGAACATTCTGTCCAGTATGAACAAGCTAAATTCCAGGAACTCCTTGACAAGCAGTCCa GTCTCCTTGATTGCACCACAAAATGGCTAACCAAAGCAGCAACAGACCTCACTACACCATCTCCAAGTTCTCTTGGCTCTCTCAGCTCCTCCAGCTTGGGCTGTTCACCTCCAAATTGGGCAGCTAACAGCTCAGAGCTCCCCAGTCCCACAATGGTGCTATATCATGGTTACCTGAACCTTCTTCTCTGGGATCCTGATGACGACGAGTTCCCCGAG ACTTTGCTGATGGACAGAATCCGGCTACAGGAGATGGAGTCCCAGTTGCACCAGTTAACCATCCTGGCCTCAGTCTTGCTAGTAGCCAGAAGTTTCTCTGGTAATGTTTTATTCAGCTCACCTGAGTTTGTGGATAAACTGAAATGCATAACCAAGGCCCTGACAGAGGAATTTAACTCCAG GCCTCAAGAGACTATGGTGAGTGTGAGTGAACAAGTGTCCTGGGAAATCCATCAAGGACTCAAAGACATGGGCCTTACTGCCCTGAGCAGTGAAAACACAGCATCTCTTATAGGCCAACTCCAGAATATCGCCAAGAAGGAGAACTGTGTTCGTAACATCATTG CTCAGGCACAAGAAACAGAAGTGGAGTCTGTCTGA
- the TCP11X2 gene encoding T-complex protein 11 homolog isoform X2 — translation MYNAFWDHLKEQLLSTPPDFTCALELLKEVKENRLRNEIEEALDMDLLKQEAEHGALDVPHLSNYILNLMTLLCAPVRDETVQKLESMTDPVQLLKGIFNVLGLMKMDMVNYTIQSLRPYLQEHSVQYEQAKFQELLDKQSSLLDCTTKWLTKAATDLTTPSPSSLGSLSSSSLGCSPPNWAANSSELPSPTMVLYHGYLNLLLWDPDDDEFPETLLMDRIRLQEMESQLHQLTILASVLLVARSFSGNVLFSSPEFVDKLKCITKALTEEFNSRPQETMVSVSEQVSWEIHQGLKDMGLTALSSENTASLIGQLQNIAKKENCVRNIIDQRIHLFLKCCLVRGMQESLRDFPGGLSLIKGELAELGWNFFNLMHHNQQVFSPYYAEILKNVIPQAQAQETEVESV, via the exons ATGTACAATGCCTTTTGGGACCATCTGAAAGAGCAGCTATTGAGTACTCCCCCTGACTTCACGTGTGCTCTTGAACTTTTAAAAGAAGTTAAGGAG AACCGCCTAAGAAATGAGATTGAAGAAGCTCTGGACATGGATCTCCTTAAGCAGGAAGCAGAACATGGGGCCCTGGATGTCCCTCATCTCTCGAACTACATTCTCAATTTAATGACCCTGCTATGTGCACCAGTCCGCGATGAAACAGTGCAGAAACTAGAAAGCATGACAGATCCTGTGCAGTTACTAAA GGGTATCTTCAATGTTCTGGGCCTGATGAAAATGGACATGGTGAACTATACTATCCAGAGCCTTCGACCCTACCTGCAGGAACATTCTGTCCAGTATGAACAAGCTAAATTCCAGGAACTCCTTGACAAGCAGTCCa GTCTCCTTGATTGCACCACAAAATGGCTAACCAAAGCAGCAACAGACCTCACTACACCATCTCCAAGTTCTCTTGGCTCTCTCAGCTCCTCCAGCTTGGGCTGTTCACCTCCAAATTGGGCAGCTAACAGCTCAGAGCTCCCCAGTCCCACAATGGTGCTATATCATGGTTACCTGAACCTTCTTCTCTGGGATCCTGATGACGACGAGTTCCCCGAG ACTTTGCTGATGGACAGAATCCGGCTACAGGAGATGGAGTCCCAGTTGCACCAGTTAACCATCCTGGCCTCAGTCTTGCTAGTAGCCAGAAGTTTCTCTGGTAATGTTTTATTCAGCTCACCTGAGTTTGTGGATAAACTGAAATGCATAACCAAGGCCCTGACAGAGGAATTTAACTCCAG GCCTCAAGAGACTATGGTGAGTGTGAGTGAACAAGTGTCCTGGGAAATCCATCAAGGACTCAAAGACATGGGCCTTACTGCCCTGAGCAGTGAAAACACAGCATCTCTTATAGGCCAACTCCAGAATATCGCCAAGAAGGAGAACTGTGTTCGTAACATCATTG ATCAGCGAATCCATTTGTTTCTCAAATGTTGTTTGGTTCGTGGGATGCAGGAGTCTCTGCGAGACTTCCCTGGAGGCCTTAGTCTCATCAAAGGGGAATTGGCAGAACTAGGCTGGAACTTTTTCAATTTGATGCATCACAATCAGCAGGTATTTAGCCCCTACTATGCTGAAATCCTGAAAAATGTCATCCCTCAAGCTCAGGCACAAGAAACAGAAGTGGAGTCTGTCTGA